The following proteins are co-located in the Mobula birostris isolate sMobBir1 chromosome 26, sMobBir1.hap1, whole genome shotgun sequence genome:
- the ndufa11 gene encoding NADH dehydrogenase [ubiquinone] 1 alpha subcomplex subunit 11 encodes MGYWDSADGDDCPSKTWETTRLGAGLGLVGSAYHIVALPPKNAMEAVQRGVNGTMTMAALGAIFGITTCLSAHFRGTNDDPLNYFIGGCASGVILGVRAHSYSTGTLACLSLGAIAALTKMGKMEGWRLSGPPKL; translated from the exons ATGGGTTACTGGGACTCGGCGGATGGGGATGACTGTCCGAGTAAAACCTGGGAGACGACGCGGCTCGGGGCAGGCCTCG gtCTTGTTGGTTCTGCCTATCATATTGTTGCACTACCACCTAAAAATGCCATGGAAGCTGTGCAACGAGGAGTCAATGGGACCATGACAATGG CTGCACTTGGTGCAATTTTTGGAATAACAACCTGTCTGAGTGCACATTTTCGAGGAACCAATGATGACCCATTGAATTATTTCATTGGAGGTTGTGCTTCAGGAGTGATCCTTGGAGTACGAG CTCACAGCTACTCGACTGGTACTTTAGCCTGTCTGTCTCTGGGTGCTATTGCAGCACTCACAAAGATGGGCAAAATGGAAGGCTGGCGTTTATCTGGACCTCCCAAACTTTGA